From one Thunnus maccoyii chromosome 6, fThuMac1.1, whole genome shotgun sequence genomic stretch:
- the LOC121898971 gene encoding extracellular calcium-sensing receptor-like, which translates to MTFAVEEINRNSTLLPGVKLGYRILDSCSRYPWSLQAALSLVGGDTSSCILTAPVPQSAAYEQPGETTGGQPVPLLIGAATSTTAIIESLILGPLSVPVISYLASCPCLSDRPKFPNFFRTIPSDIYQARAIAQLAIRFKWTWIGAVLVNNDYGQLAIQTFQEEIQGKGVCLEFIETVRRETIVRDARRAANTIQASTARVILIFCWYTDVKKLFLELAERNVTDRQFLASEAWSTSGDLLQDLTISKVANGVLGVAIRSSTVPGFEQYLKRLHPNHRPDDEFLRYFWEKEFACSPRATQSHRSLQKASLPTCNGTESLEGMQHLFTDTSQLRVAYNVYLAVYAAAHALHSLLSCPNRDSPLRNNSSTCSSPKHIKPIELLQHLSKVNVTTPQGEMFYFQGADIPAKYDLVNWQNTPEGPLKLVLIGRVDGFDLHLNESAIQWSTGSNQVPISVCSESCPPGTRKANRKGEPVCCFDCIPCAEGEINNKTGSLQCERCPSEFWSNANQTACIPRQLDFLSFNETLGITLTTAAVCGAIVTTAVSVVFLSYRQTPMVRANNSELSFLLLLSLKLCFLCSLVFIGHPSVWSCQFQQAAFGISFVLCVSCLLVKTIVVLAVFRSARPGAESLMKWFGPGQQRGSVCLFTCIQVIICVIWLSLSPPVPQRDLGFQGSKVTLECAMTSVVGFSLVLGYIGLLACTCLILAFLARKLPDNFNEAKLITFSMLIFCAVWVTFVPAYVSSPGKYVVAVEIFAILASSYGLLFCIFAPKCFIILLRPEKNTKKHLMAR; encoded by the exons ATGACGTTTGCGGTGGAGGAAATCAATCGTAACAGTACCCTGCTACCAGGAGTGAAGCTGGGCTATCGTATACTTGATAGCTGTAGCCGATACCCCTGGTCTTTGCAAGCTGCACTGTCACTGGTTGGAGGAGACACAAGCAGCTGCATCTTAACAGCCCCTGTGCCTCAATCTGCAGCTTATGAACAACCTGGAGAGACAACAG GTGGTCAGCCTGTTCCCTTGCTTATTGGCGCTGCCACATCTACAACAGCCATAATAGAGTCTCTGATCCTGGGGCCTCTCTCTGTACCAGTT ATCAGCTACTTGGCGAGCTGCCCATGTCTTAGTGACAGGCCCAAGTTTCCTAACTTCTTCAGAACAATCCCCAGTGATATTTACCAAGCCCGGGCCATTGCACAACTGGCCATACGCTTCAAGTGGACTTGGATTGGAGCAGTACTAGTAAATAATGATTATGGTCAATTGGCAATACAg acatttcaggaagagattcaaGGGAAAGGGGTGTGTTTGGAATTCATAGAGACTGTCCGCAGAGAAACTATTGTGCGTGATGCCAGACGTGCAGCAAACACAATTCAAGCTTCAACTGCGAGGGTGATTCTGATCTTTTGCTGGTATACAGATGTAAAGAAACTATTTCTGGAACTGGCTGAGAGAAAT GTGACTGACAGACAGTTTCTGGCCAGTGAGGCTTGGAGCACCAGCGGTGATCTTCTCCAAGATCTTACCATCTCTAAGGTGGCAAATGGAGTTCTTGGTGTGGCCATTCGAAGTTCAACTGTACCTGGATTTGAGCAGTATCTCAAACGTTTGCACCCAAATCATCGTCCTGATGATGAATTCTTAAGATATTTCTGGGAAAAAGAGTTTGCATGCAGCCCTAGAGCTACACAGTCACAT AGGTCTCTTCAGAAAGCCTCACTACCGACCTGCAATGGGACAGAGTCCCTGGAGGGGATGCAGCATCTCTTTACCGACACCTCCCAGCTACGAGTGGCATACAATGTCTACCTTGCTGTTTATGCTGCAGCCCACGCACTTCACAGCCTTCTCTCCTGTCCCAACAGAGACAGCCCTCTCAGAAACAACAGCTCCACCTGCTCCTctccaaaacacattaaaccCATAGAG CTGTTACAGCACTTGAGCAAAGTGAACGTCACCACTCCACAGggggaaatgttttatttccaagGGGCCGACATTCCAGCAAAGTATGATCTTGTCAACTGGCAGAACACTCCTGAAGGGCCACTAAAGCTAGTTTTGATTGGTCGCGTGGATGGGTTTGATCTGCACCTTAATGAGTCAGCTATTCAGTGGAGCACAGGATCCAATCAG GTGCCTATTTCAGTGTGCAGTGAGAGCTGCCCCCCAGGTACCCGAAAGGCCAACAGGAAAGGGGAACCTGTCTGCTGCTTTGACTGTATCCCATGTGCTGAAGGGGAGATTAATAACAAAACTG GTTCCCTTCAGTGTGAGCGTTGTCCATCGGAGTTTTGGTCCAATGCTAACCAAACTGCCTGCATCCCTCGCCAACTGGACTTTCTTTCCTTTAATGAAACTTTGGGCATTACTTTGaccacagcagctgtgtgtggtGCCATTGTGACAACAGCTGTCTCTGTGGTTTTTCTTTCCTACCGTCAAACACCTATG GTACGAGCCAACAATTCAGAACTGAGCTTCCTGCTTCTTCTGTCGCTGAAACTCTGCTTCCTGTGCTCACTGGTGTTCATTGGTCATCCATCAGTCTGGTCTTGTCAGTTCCAGCAGGCAGCATTTGGGATCAgttttgtactttgtgtttcctgCCTCCTGGTCAAGACCATAGTGGTTCTGGCTGTTTTCCGCTCAGCTCGGCCCGGTGCTGAAAGCTTGATGAAGTGGTTTGGTCCAGGCCAACAAAGAGGAAGTGTCTGCCTCTTCACCTGTATACAG GTTATCATCTGTGTCATATGGCTGTCTCTCAGTCCCCCTGTGCCTCAACGTGATCTGGGTTTccaagggtcaaaggtcactctGGAGTGTGCCATGACCTCTGTGGTGGGCTTCTCTCTGGTTCTGGGTTACATTGGCCTGCTGGCCTGCACCTGCCTCATCTTGGCCTTTCTTGCAAGGAAACTCCCCGACAACTTCAATGAGGCCAAACTGATCACCTTCAGCATGCTGATCTTCTGTGCTGTCTGGGTGACCTTTGTCCCTGCTTATGTTAGCTCTCCTGGGAAATATGTTGTTGCTGTGGAAATTTTTGCAATACTGGCCTCAAGCTATGGTTTATTGTTCTGCATTTTTGCtccaaaatgtttcatcatactTTTGAGGCCTGAGAAAAACACTAAGAAACACCTGATGGCCAGATAG